Proteins co-encoded in one Hyla sarda isolate aHylSar1 chromosome 4, aHylSar1.hap1, whole genome shotgun sequence genomic window:
- the LOC130368566 gene encoding zinc finger protein 140-like — MDTESQPSSDIDEEMEDGNTSAKIPKQNGSDEHKRKTGVDNESSIRGNKDWLKYIKKKKQFICKECGKRLSDGPSFEKHEQRHLGIQTTVTCYECGKQLKRSSLKKHQELHLRQHNSPKTVSVKAIKCRKNGKKILKML, encoded by the coding sequence ATGGATACGGAGAGCCAACCTTCTTCCGATATTGATGAAGAAATGGAAGATGGTAACACATCTGCCAAAATACCTAAACAGAATGGAAGTGATGAACACAAGAGAAAAACAGGTGTCGATAATGAGTCCTCCATACGTGGAAATAAAGATTGgttaaaatatatcaaaaagaaGAAGCAGTTTATCTGTAAGGAATGCGGGAAACGGCTTTCTGATGGCCCATCCTTTGAGAAACATGAGCAAAGGCACCTGGGCATTCAAACCACAGTGACCTGCTATGAATGTGGAAAACAGTTAAAACGCTCTTCATTAAAGAAACACCAAGAGCTGCATCTACGCCAGCATAACAGCCCCAAAACTGTTTCAGTGAAAGCCATAAAGTGCAGAAAGAATGGAAAGAAAATTCTGAAAATGTTGTAA